In Fusarium oxysporum Fo47 chromosome XI, complete sequence, the following are encoded in one genomic region:
- a CDS encoding RmlC-like cupin domain-containing protein — MPELGIGDFYFTLTSQDESPSVISLIETLGLEPHIEGGYFKETDVSVASISSPYPPEPLSEETLCLTDGLRSDLGPLFRRLSTTIYYYLTPNRPQCYPHRTRSRIIHSLHLGRGRYVLISPDGHVETYVVGRNLEMGERLQWVIEGGVWQASYLLDVEDGENEGLLISETVVPGFEYADQEFLSEAGLRSLVQADQARKLEWLVRKCDKVHDKPDSKPGAKHSV, encoded by the coding sequence ATGCCCGAACTGGGCATTGGCGACTTTTACTTCACCCTAACTTCACAAGACGAAAGCCCCTCCGTGATATCGCTCATTGAGACCCTCGGCTTAGAACCACACATTGAAGGTGGCTACTTTAAAGAAACCGACGTTTCCGTCGCCTCCATTTCTTCACCATATCCTCCTGAACCCCTATCTGAGGAGACTCTTTGCCTGACGGATGGTCTTCGTTCCGACCTCGGACCCCTGTTCCGCAGACTTTCGACCACCATTTACTACTATCTCACACCCAACCGCCCACAGTGTTATCCCCACCGTACCCGCAGCCGCATAATCCATTCGCTTCATCTGGGCCGCGGTCGGTATGTGCTCATCAGCCCCGACGGACATGTTGAGACATATGTCGTGGGACGCAATCTTGAGATGGGCGAACGGCTTCAATGGGTTATTGAAGGAGGTGTCTGGCAGGCCAGTTACCTGCTTGATGTCGAGGATGGCGAGAACGAGGGACTGTTGATTTCCGAAACTGTCGTGCCAGGGTTCGAATACGCTGACCAGGAGTTTCTGTCTGAGGCGggtttgagaagcttggtaCAGGCTGACCAAGCAAGGAAGCTAGAGTGGTTAGTCCGAAAGTGCGACAAGGTCCATGACAAACCTGATAGCAAACCGGGAGCGAAGCACAGTGTCTAA